One genomic window of Trichlorobacter lovleyi includes the following:
- a CDS encoding HDOD domain-containing protein, translated as MMQPTFSNQNDERLTRSIEGSLSLMSLSDLIQWIEGTKKSGTLIVTNDEYTRRFFFQDGRLIFVWCDQEGQQLYDAIRDQFGLSMERIMEALKQSEQLGISFIGLLSSEEGIPLEHLGGLISTLAEQSLTTSLAWRTGSFRFSDFLPAAVLCSPVNIKPTKVLLDSTVQIDEARLIELASLDPVLNEVYDLIRKGALDIPPLPTEMQLLMDKINSPGLTIEQIIECLTDPLLVSKILRVSNSPFYGRRGKVGTLRDAVVYMGLKSLMSIVTVNALSGFSPQHAEEIEQILHHSMMVGMIAKQLARDMGGNHDQAFVCGLLHDIGWIVMLEMLSKYDLDKEKRDYLMRVHHTTLGALVAKKWNFSEEIQEVIKNHHLPEKAEAHQQLVQIIYLSDQLAKNESPLPDDVVSALAAHSSEWVAPFSDHLEELDREIDSILSPG; from the coding sequence ATGATGCAGCCCACCTTCAGCAATCAGAATGATGAGCGGCTCACCCGATCCATTGAGGGAAGTCTGAGCCTGATGTCACTCAGTGACCTGATTCAGTGGATTGAAGGCACCAAAAAGTCAGGGACACTGATTGTCACCAATGATGAGTATACCCGCCGCTTTTTCTTTCAGGACGGAAGGCTGATCTTTGTCTGGTGTGATCAGGAGGGTCAGCAGCTATATGATGCAATCCGGGATCAGTTCGGCCTCTCTATGGAACGGATCATGGAGGCCCTCAAGCAGTCTGAACAGCTGGGGATCTCATTTATCGGACTGCTCTCAAGTGAAGAAGGCATCCCACTTGAGCACCTGGGAGGACTGATCTCCACCCTGGCTGAACAATCGCTGACAACCTCCCTGGCCTGGCGCACCGGCTCGTTCCGTTTCAGCGATTTTCTCCCGGCTGCTGTCCTCTGCAGCCCGGTCAATATCAAACCGACCAAGGTTTTGCTGGACTCTACCGTTCAGATTGATGAGGCCCGCCTGATCGAGCTGGCAAGTCTTGACCCGGTGCTGAACGAGGTCTACGACCTGATCCGTAAAGGTGCCCTGGATATCCCGCCGCTGCCCACCGAAATGCAGCTCTTGATGGACAAGATCAACAGTCCGGGACTCACCATTGAGCAGATTATTGAATGCCTGACCGACCCGCTGCTGGTCTCCAAAATCCTGCGGGTCTCCAACTCGCCATTTTATGGCAGGCGCGGCAAGGTTGGCACCCTGCGCGATGCCGTGGTGTACATGGGCCTTAAATCGTTGATGAGCATTGTTACGGTCAACGCCCTCAGCGGCTTCTCGCCTCAGCATGCCGAAGAGATCGAGCAGATCCTGCACCACTCCATGATGGTAGGCATGATTGCCAAGCAACTGGCACGGGACATGGGAGGAAACCATGACCAGGCATTTGTCTGCGGACTGCTGCATGACATCGGCTGGATCGTGATGCTGGAGATGCTCTCAAAGTACGATCTCGACAAGGAAAAGCGGGATTACCTGATGCGGGTACACCACACCACCCTGGGGGCGCTGGTGGCCAAAAAATGGAATTTTTCTGAGGAGATACAAGAAGTCATCAAAAACCACCACCTACCGGAAAAAGCCGAGGCTCATCAGCAGCTGGTGCAGATTATCTATCTTTCCGATCAGCTGGCAAAGAACGAATCCCCGCTGCCGGATGATGTGGTCTCAGCATTGGCAGCCCATTCAAGTGAATGGGTAGCACCGTTTTCAGACCACCTTGAAGAGCTTGACCGGGAAATCGACAGCATCCTTTCACCGGGATAG
- the hrpB gene encoding ATP-dependent helicase HrpB, translating to MTSGTLPIDHVLPQLLATLQTHANIVLSAPPGAGKTTRVPLALLKIIPPGNGRIIMLEPRRIAAVSAARYMAASLGEQVGQTVGYSIRFERRLSAQTRIEVVTEGILTRRLQEDPELAGVACIIFDEFHERSIHADLGLALCLEAQAALRPDLKLLVMSATLDCAPLAKLLGDAPILSSEGRSFAVDVRYLPAASRQQSLAWQMAGAIRLALRDNPGDLLAFLPGSSEIRAVQRELDGSVDGMICPLYGDLPFVQQQQAIQPGTSRRVVLATNIAETSLTINGVQIVVDSGLSRRLQFDPGTGLERLVTVRASRASALQRTGRAGRTGPGVCYRLYGEQSFQAMTPFTPPEILTADLAPLVLELAAWGATPEELAWLDQPPAAHLAAARVLLQLLGALDRNGAITRLGRRMVRLPLHPRLARLLIAGQELQLLPAACRLAAELSNRPSALTAIEQTEQQLLQLMGGRRERGIQPSTDAVRAPLLILAWPDRIARRRPGDEGRYLLASGRGAVCRNSQAELLVALQVDGGDGAEGVIHQSAAITVDQLRQTVPQLIIRQRSVNWDQAAARVSATEQEQIRAVVLSSRQVVADDAEATALLLEQVRCQGVGLLGWSDTARQLQSRVMLAYRLLPEEGWPDLSDTWLSEHPEQWLASRLSGLRSQQELGQLAILTLLQELLGWRSLQLLDSVVPVELAVPSGRHVRLDYTADEGPVLSVKLQELFGLAESPLICRGRRAVLVHLLSPAGRPVAVTRDLRGFWGRGYQEVRKELRGRYPKHPWPDDPWNAVATHRTKKALENA from the coding sequence ATGACATCAGGAACCCTTCCGATTGACCATGTCCTGCCTCAACTGCTTGCCACCCTGCAGACGCATGCCAACATCGTGCTGTCTGCCCCGCCGGGAGCAGGCAAGACTACCCGTGTGCCTTTGGCGTTACTGAAGATCATCCCCCCGGGTAACGGCCGGATAATTATGCTGGAGCCTCGCAGGATTGCTGCAGTCTCCGCTGCCCGCTATATGGCTGCCTCACTGGGAGAGCAGGTGGGACAGACCGTTGGCTACAGCATCCGTTTCGAGCGCAGGCTGTCAGCGCAAACCAGGATTGAGGTGGTGACGGAGGGGATTCTGACCCGTCGTCTGCAGGAAGATCCTGAACTTGCCGGTGTTGCCTGCATCATCTTTGATGAATTCCATGAACGATCCATTCATGCTGACCTGGGGCTGGCCCTCTGCCTTGAGGCCCAGGCTGCCCTGCGCCCTGACCTGAAGCTGCTGGTCATGTCTGCCACCCTTGATTGTGCCCCGTTGGCGAAGCTGCTGGGAGATGCCCCGATCCTATCGTCAGAGGGCCGTTCTTTTGCCGTGGATGTGCGTTATCTCCCTGCCGCAAGCCGGCAACAGTCGCTGGCCTGGCAGATGGCCGGGGCTATCAGGCTGGCCCTGCGTGACAATCCTGGGGACCTGCTGGCCTTTTTGCCCGGCAGCAGTGAGATCAGGGCTGTCCAGCGTGAACTGGATGGCAGTGTTGATGGCATGATCTGCCCCTTGTATGGCGATCTTCCCTTTGTGCAGCAACAACAGGCTATTCAGCCGGGAACGAGCAGGCGGGTGGTGCTGGCCACCAATATTGCCGAGACCAGTCTGACCATCAATGGCGTCCAGATTGTGGTGGATAGCGGGTTGTCCAGGCGATTGCAGTTTGATCCGGGCACCGGCCTTGAACGGCTGGTGACGGTGCGGGCATCCCGGGCATCCGCCCTGCAGCGTACCGGCAGGGCGGGCCGTACCGGCCCGGGGGTCTGTTATCGTCTCTATGGTGAACAGAGCTTTCAGGCCATGACACCGTTTACTCCACCAGAGATACTGACCGCAGACCTGGCGCCACTTGTACTTGAGTTGGCTGCCTGGGGGGCGACGCCAGAAGAGCTGGCCTGGCTTGATCAACCGCCTGCAGCACATCTGGCAGCAGCACGAGTGTTGTTGCAACTGCTGGGGGCTCTGGACCGGAATGGTGCAATAACCAGGCTTGGGCGGCGCATGGTGCGTCTGCCGCTCCATCCGCGTTTGGCCAGGCTGCTGATTGCCGGCCAGGAACTGCAACTGCTGCCCGCGGCCTGCAGATTGGCGGCAGAACTCTCAAACCGTCCATCGGCCCTGACAGCGATCGAACAAACAGAACAACAGCTATTGCAATTGATGGGGGGACGAAGGGAGCGCGGCATCCAGCCGTCTACTGATGCAGTGCGCGCCCCGCTCTTGATCCTGGCCTGGCCGGACCGGATCGCCAGGCGGCGTCCGGGGGACGAAGGACGCTACCTGCTGGCGTCTGGCCGTGGTGCTGTCTGCAGGAACAGCCAGGCAGAGTTGCTGGTGGCCCTGCAGGTGGATGGGGGCGATGGCGCTGAAGGGGTCATTCATCAATCAGCAGCAATAACTGTTGACCAGCTGCGTCAGACCGTGCCGCAGCTGATTATCCGGCAGCGCTCAGTCAACTGGGATCAGGCCGCTGCGCGGGTCTCTGCAACGGAGCAGGAACAGATCAGGGCGGTTGTACTCTCTTCGCGCCAGGTTGTGGCCGACGATGCCGAGGCAACAGCATTGTTACTGGAACAAGTGCGTTGTCAGGGGGTAGGGCTGCTGGGCTGGTCGGATACGGCCCGGCAACTGCAGTCCCGGGTAATGCTGGCGTATCGCCTGCTGCCGGAGGAGGGCTGGCCTGACCTGTCTGACACCTGGTTGTCTGAACACCCGGAACAGTGGCTGGCAAGCCGGCTATCCGGTCTGCGTTCCCAACAGGAGCTGGGGCAACTGGCAATACTCACTCTGTTACAGGAGCTTCTTGGCTGGAGGTCGTTACAATTGCTGGATTCTGTTGTGCCTGTTGAGCTGGCTGTACCCAGTGGCCGTCATGTTCGTCTGGACTATACGGCCGATGAAGGGCCGGTCTTGTCAGTTAAGCTGCAGGAACTGTTCGGTCTGGCCGAGTCTCCCTTGATCTGCCGTGGCAGAAGGGCGGTGCTGGTGCATCTGCTTTCACCGGCCGGCCGGCCGGTGGCCGTTACCCGTGATCTGCGGGGATTCTGGGGACGGGGCTACCAGGAGGTGCGCAAGGAGCTGCGGGGCAGGTATCCCAAGCATCCCTGGCCTGATGACCCCTGGAATGCGGTGGCGACCCATCGGACAAAGAAAGCGTTGGAAAATGCCTGA
- a CDS encoding monovalent cation:proton antiporter family protein, with protein MEFSLLKDLVLLFGLALVTVVLFRQFKLPSIIGFLCTGIVAGPYALGLIKDTHQVEQMAEIGVVLLLFTIGIEFSLKELLRIRHLVLWGGGLQVGVTIGAVALLWIALGFSWQQSVFFGFLVSLSSTAILMKLLMDSGEMDSPHGKTCLGILIFQDLCVVPLMLLTPFLGGAGDGLTGIVIVSAKALLVVVISHFSARFAVPWIFHQVVRARSRELFILTIIFVGFGTAFLTAQVGLSLALGAFIAGLAISESEYSHQVMGDIIPFRDAFMSLFFISVGMLLDPAAVLRQPLAVLLIVISIVLIKWLVASAAALVLRFPPRPALISGLLLAQVGEFAFVLSHAGQKYGLLSDAQYQLFLAASVTTMALTPFFLKFAEPFSNWVTKRLPAVLKQGVRVTGVSHDRFPMEDHVIIVGFGVNGKNLARVLNGNGIRYIAIETNHHTVKAERKKGTRIIFGDASRPEILSHAMIEKARIVVIAISDATATRRVAAMARQMRPNIHLIVRTRYVAEMEPLFQLGVNDVVPEEFETSVEIFSRVLRTYMIPHDQIDHCIAEIRRDSYQMFRTVSRRHSHATGISGYLSGVELGTFRVQPGSTLEGTQLRDGLLRERSGVSVLVIKRGDEVNSNPDPVWQFEVDDIVLVLGKADQLVFAAHLFES; from the coding sequence GTGGAGTTCAGTCTGTTAAAAGATCTGGTGCTGTTGTTTGGCCTTGCCCTGGTAACCGTGGTGTTGTTTCGGCAGTTCAAGCTCCCTTCCATCATTGGATTCCTCTGTACCGGCATTGTGGCCGGTCCCTATGCGCTGGGGTTGATCAAGGATACCCATCAGGTTGAGCAGATGGCTGAGATAGGGGTGGTGCTGCTGTTATTCACCATCGGGATTGAATTTTCGCTGAAAGAGTTGCTGCGGATCAGGCACCTGGTGTTGTGGGGCGGTGGGCTGCAGGTTGGTGTGACCATTGGCGCGGTGGCACTGCTCTGGATCGCCCTGGGATTTTCGTGGCAACAATCGGTCTTTTTCGGTTTTTTGGTCTCCCTTTCCAGTACCGCCATTCTAATGAAGCTGTTGATGGACTCCGGCGAGATGGACTCTCCCCACGGCAAGACCTGTCTTGGGATTCTGATCTTCCAGGATCTCTGTGTGGTGCCGCTGATGCTGCTTACCCCGTTTTTGGGAGGGGCAGGGGATGGCCTAACCGGGATTGTGATTGTTTCCGCCAAGGCGCTGCTGGTGGTGGTGATCTCCCATTTTAGTGCCCGTTTTGCCGTGCCCTGGATCTTTCATCAGGTTGTTCGGGCCAGAAGCCGTGAACTGTTTATCCTGACCATCATCTTTGTCGGCTTTGGTACCGCCTTTCTGACTGCCCAGGTCGGGTTGTCCCTGGCATTGGGGGCTTTTATTGCCGGACTGGCCATCTCTGAATCAGAATACAGCCATCAGGTGATGGGCGATATTATCCCGTTCCGGGATGCCTTTATGAGTCTCTTCTTCATCTCGGTCGGCATGTTGTTGGACCCGGCAGCAGTACTGAGGCAACCGTTGGCCGTGCTGCTGATTGTGATCAGTATTGTGCTGATCAAGTGGTTAGTGGCATCCGCTGCAGCATTGGTGCTGAGGTTTCCACCCCGACCGGCCCTGATCAGTGGCCTGTTGTTGGCCCAAGTAGGGGAGTTTGCCTTTGTACTCTCCCATGCCGGACAGAAATACGGTCTGCTGTCAGATGCCCAGTATCAGCTTTTTCTGGCTGCTTCAGTAACAACCATGGCCCTGACGCCCTTTTTTCTTAAGTTTGCAGAGCCATTTTCCAACTGGGTGACGAAACGGCTGCCCGCAGTACTTAAACAAGGTGTAAGAGTGACCGGCGTTAGTCACGACCGTTTTCCAATGGAAGACCATGTTATCATTGTTGGTTTTGGGGTTAATGGCAAAAACCTGGCCAGGGTGTTAAACGGCAACGGTATCCGTTACATTGCCATTGAGACCAATCACCATACGGTCAAGGCAGAACGCAAGAAAGGTACCCGGATCATCTTTGGCGATGCCTCCAGGCCAGAGATCCTCTCTCACGCCATGATTGAAAAGGCACGCATTGTTGTGATAGCTATTTCCGATGCCACTGCCACTCGCCGGGTCGCTGCCATGGCCCGCCAGATGCGTCCCAATATCCATCTGATTGTTCGTACCCGTTATGTGGCTGAGATGGAACCGCTTTTCCAATTGGGGGTCAATGATGTGGTTCCGGAGGAGTTTGAGACCTCAGTGGAGATCTTTTCGCGGGTGTTGCGTACCTACATGATCCCCCATGACCAGATTGACCACTGCATTGCCGAGATCCGCCGTGACTCCTATCAGATGTTCAGGACGGTCAGTCGGCGCCACAGCCATGCTACAGGCATATCAGGCTACCTGTCCGGGGTTGAGCTGGGTACCTTTCGGGTCCAACCCGGTTCAACACTTGAAGGCACCCAGCTGCGCGACGGCCTGCTGCGGGAGCGTTCCGGAGTCTCCGTGCTGGTGATCAAGCGGGGGGATGAGGTCAACTCCAACCCTGATCCGGTCTGGCAGTTTGAGGTGGATGATATTGTACTGGTATTGGGCAAGGCGGATCAGCTGGTATTTGCTGCCCATCTGTTTGAGTCTTAG